In one Pseudomonas sp. MM211 genomic region, the following are encoded:
- a CDS encoding glycerate kinase: MKIVIAPDSFKESLSAPDVAEAIARGWLAVYPDAEIALCPMADGGEGTVDAVLAATGGERRELSVQGPLGKPVQAHWGWLGDGTAVIEMAAASGLHWVPSAQRDARVTSSYGTGELIRAALDAGATRIILGLGGSATNDGGSGLLRALGARFLDAGGSELRPGGAALATLQRVDLSALDARLQDIQVDVAADVDNPLCGPQGASAVFGPQKGASPEQVKELDAALARMAEVVGEALGEDFSTFPGVGAAGGLGFAAKAFFGARFRPGIELVAELSGLAEAVKGADLVITGEGRLDAQSLHGKTPVGVARVAQAQGVPVIALAGSLGEGYQRVREAGIEASFSLAPGPITLEHACAHAAQELEARAADLARFWRLAQAARR; encoded by the coding sequence ATGAAAATCGTCATCGCTCCTGATTCCTTCAAGGAGAGCCTGAGTGCGCCCGACGTGGCCGAAGCCATCGCCCGGGGCTGGCTCGCTGTTTACCCGGATGCCGAGATCGCCTTGTGCCCGATGGCCGACGGTGGTGAGGGCACTGTAGATGCGGTGTTGGCAGCCACTGGCGGCGAGCGCCGCGAACTGAGTGTGCAGGGGCCGCTGGGTAAGCCGGTGCAGGCGCACTGGGGTTGGCTGGGCGACGGTACTGCAGTGATCGAGATGGCCGCTGCCAGCGGCCTGCATTGGGTGCCGAGTGCGCAACGCGACGCTCGGGTGACCAGCAGTTACGGCACCGGAGAGTTGATTCGCGCAGCGCTGGATGCCGGCGCCACACGGATCATTCTCGGTCTTGGCGGCAGTGCCACCAACGATGGTGGCAGTGGTCTGCTGCGTGCATTGGGCGCGCGCTTTCTCGACGCCGGTGGTAGCGAGCTGCGGCCAGGCGGGGCGGCACTGGCGACCCTGCAGCGTGTCGACCTCAGCGCACTCGATGCACGGCTGCAGGATATTCAGGTCGACGTGGCCGCAGATGTCGATAACCCGTTATGCGGCCCTCAAGGCGCCTCTGCTGTCTTCGGCCCGCAGAAGGGCGCGAGCCCGGAACAGGTCAAGGAACTGGACGCCGCCCTGGCGCGTATGGCCGAAGTGGTCGGTGAGGCGCTTGGCGAAGACTTCAGTACCTTCCCCGGAGTTGGCGCTGCCGGTGGTCTGGGTTTCGCTGCCAAGGCCTTTTTCGGCGCTCGTTTTCGTCCGGGTATCGAGCTGGTCGCTGAACTGTCCGGGCTCGCTGAAGCGGTAAAGGGTGCCGACCTGGTGATCACCGGAGAAGGGCGCCTGGACGCCCAGAGCCTGCACGGCAAGACGCCGGTCGGCGTCGCGCGGGTGGCACAGGCCCAGGGCGTCCCGGTGATCGCCCTGGCCGGCAGCCTGGGTGAGGGTTATCAACGGGTACGCGAAGCCGGTATCGAGGCTTCGTTCAGCCTGGCGCCCGGGCCGATAACCCTTGAGCATGCCTGTGCCCACGCCGCACAGGAGCTGGAAGCACGGGCTGCCGACCTCGCCAGGTTCTGGCGCCTGGCTCAGGCTGCTCGTCGCTGA
- a CDS encoding monovalent cation/H+ antiporter subunit A — translation MALALIIALPFLGMFLPLLADRMGRSLCALAAALGPAAALILLWLQQPAVFAGEVQIVRYPWLSDLGLDLSLRLDGLGFLFALMILGIGLLVILYARYYLGKQEPMGRFFAYLLLFMGAMLGVVLSENMLLMMVFWELTSLSSFLLIGFWSGSSDARRGSRMALTVTGGGGLALLAGILLLGNIVGSFELTQVLAAGDVIRNHALYPITLILILLGVFTKSAQFPFHFWLPQAMSAPTPVSAYLHSATMVKAGVFLLARFYPVLAGTEWWFYLVSVTGMATLLFGAGMALFQHDLKGLLAYSTISHLGLITLLFGFNTDLSSVAAVFHIINHATFKASLFMAAGIIDHETGSRDMRRIAGLWKYMPHTAVLAMVAASAMAGVPLLNGFLSKEMFFTETLNQDLLGIFSWMIPAAATLAGVFSVAYSLRFIHDVFFNGEPKDLPKYPPHEPPRYMKIPVEVLVFLCLLVGMLPAYTVAPLLASAASATLGGEVPYYSLSIWHGFNLPLGMSVIALVGGIIVYACREPLFRWYNGMPEVDAKEMFELLNSRLVKSARWITRLLESGSQQRYVALLLISALVLITVAMSSMSSLGGEIPLSPLDGITVLGMLVLCVMAVLTVVFHRNRLKALMTLSCAGLMVALAFARYSAPDLALTQLSVEVVTIILLVLALFFMPDRTPMESSSLRGLRDVLLAGGTGIAVALLAYAVMTRPYDSISSFFLENSVSGGGGTNVVNVILVDFRGFDTLGEISVLAIAAIGIYGLLAGLHLPHPLTDPNGKPWSRDSHPMILDNIARVLLPMALLVSAFIFVRGHNLPGGGFIAGLITAIALILQYVAHGVEWTQRRMPWSYHSIAGLGVMIAALTGLGSLAFGAPFLTSAFDHFHLPVIGEFELATALLFDLGVYLAVVGSTLLILSNIGHVSQDESSKEVL, via the coding sequence ATGGCGCTTGCGCTGATCATCGCCTTACCATTTTTAGGTATGTTTCTACCGCTGCTGGCTGACCGCATGGGGCGCTCGCTCTGTGCGCTGGCGGCCGCGCTGGGGCCAGCGGCCGCGCTGATTCTGCTGTGGCTGCAGCAGCCGGCGGTGTTCGCTGGCGAGGTGCAGATCGTCCGCTATCCGTGGCTCTCGGATCTCGGTCTGGATCTGAGCCTGCGCCTCGACGGGCTAGGCTTTCTGTTCGCGTTGATGATTCTCGGCATCGGCTTGCTGGTGATCCTCTACGCCCGCTATTACCTGGGCAAACAGGAGCCGATGGGGCGCTTCTTCGCTTACCTGCTGCTGTTCATGGGCGCCATGCTGGGCGTGGTGCTCTCAGAAAACATGCTGCTGATGATGGTGTTCTGGGAACTGACCAGTCTGTCGTCGTTCCTGTTGATCGGCTTCTGGAGTGGTAGCTCGGACGCGCGTCGCGGCTCGCGCATGGCCCTGACCGTCACGGGCGGTGGTGGCCTGGCGTTGCTGGCGGGGATTCTGCTGCTTGGCAACATTGTTGGCAGCTTCGAGCTGACCCAGGTGCTGGCAGCTGGCGATGTGATCCGCAACCACGCCCTGTACCCGATTACCCTGATCCTGATCCTGCTGGGCGTATTTACCAAGTCCGCGCAGTTTCCCTTCCATTTCTGGCTGCCGCAGGCCATGTCCGCGCCCACGCCGGTGTCGGCCTATCTGCACTCGGCGACCATGGTCAAAGCCGGTGTGTTCCTGCTGGCGCGTTTTTACCCGGTTCTGGCAGGTACGGAGTGGTGGTTCTATCTGGTCAGCGTGACCGGCATGGCGACCCTGCTGTTCGGTGCCGGCATGGCATTGTTCCAGCACGACCTCAAAGGGCTGCTGGCCTACTCGACCATCAGCCACCTCGGTCTGATCACCCTGCTGTTCGGTTTCAATACCGACCTTTCCTCCGTCGCGGCGGTGTTTCACATCATCAACCACGCGACCTTCAAGGCCTCGTTGTTCATGGCCGCCGGCATCATCGACCATGAAACCGGAAGCCGCGATATGCGGCGTATCGCCGGGCTATGGAAGTACATGCCACATACCGCCGTGCTGGCCATGGTCGCGGCATCGGCAATGGCCGGGGTACCGCTGCTGAACGGCTTCCTGAGCAAGGAAATGTTCTTCACCGAGACGCTCAATCAGGATCTGCTCGGTATCTTCAGCTGGATGATTCCCGCAGCCGCGACCCTGGCCGGGGTGTTCTCGGTCGCCTATTCGCTGCGTTTCATCCACGACGTGTTCTTCAACGGCGAGCCGAAGGATCTGCCCAAGTATCCGCCCCATGAGCCGCCGCGCTACATGAAGATCCCGGTGGAAGTGCTGGTCTTCCTGTGTCTGCTGGTGGGCATGCTGCCGGCCTATACCGTGGCGCCGCTGCTGGCCTCGGCGGCCTCGGCGACCCTGGGTGGCGAAGTACCTTATTACAGCCTGTCGATCTGGCACGGCTTCAACCTGCCGCTGGGCATGAGCGTGATCGCCCTGGTGGGCGGGATCATCGTCTATGCCTGCCGCGAGCCGTTGTTCCGCTGGTACAACGGCATGCCGGAGGTGGACGCCAAGGAGATGTTCGAGCTGCTCAACAGCCGTCTGGTCAAGAGCGCTCGCTGGATCACCAGGCTTCTCGAAAGCGGTTCCCAGCAGCGTTACGTGGCGCTGCTGCTGATCAGTGCCCTGGTGCTGATCACCGTTGCGATGTCGTCGATGAGTTCGCTCGGCGGCGAGATACCGCTGTCACCGCTCGACGGCATCACCGTGCTCGGCATGCTGGTGCTGTGCGTGATGGCCGTGCTCACGGTGGTGTTCCACCGCAACCGCCTCAAGGCGCTGATGACTCTGAGCTGCGCCGGACTGATGGTGGCCCTGGCATTCGCCCGTTATTCCGCGCCGGATCTGGCATTGACCCAGCTGTCCGTGGAAGTGGTAACCATCATCCTGCTGGTGCTGGCGCTGTTCTTCATGCCCGACCGCACGCCGATGGAGTCGAGCAGCCTGCGCGGTCTGCGTGACGTGCTGCTGGCCGGCGGTACCGGTATTGCCGTCGCGCTGCTGGCTTACGCAGTCATGACCCGTCCTTACGACAGCATCTCCTCGTTCTTCCTCGAGAACAGCGTCAGTGGTGGTGGCGGTACCAACGTGGTCAACGTGATCCTGGTCGACTTCCGCGGCTTCGATACCCTTGGCGAGATCAGCGTGCTGGCCATCGCCGCGATAGGCATCTACGGCCTGCTTGCCGGGCTGCACCTGCCGCATCCGCTGACCGACCCGAATGGCAAACCCTGGTCGCGCGACAGCCACCCGATGATTCTCGACAACATCGCCCGGGTACTGCTGCCCATGGCGCTGCTGGTGTCTGCCTTCATCTTCGTGCGTGGTCACAACCTGCCGGGCGGCGGTTTCATTGCCGGGTTGATCACTGCCATCGCGCTGATCCTGCAGTACGTCGCCCATGGCGTGGAGTGGACGCAGCGGCGCATGCCCTGGAGTTACCACAGCATCGCCGGTCTTGGCGTGATGATCGCCGCGCTCACCGGCCTCGGCAGCCTGGCTTTCGGCGCGCCATTCCTGACGTCGGCCTTCGACCATTTCCACCTGCCAGTGATTGGTGAATTCGAATTGGCCACCGCGCTGCTGTTCGACCTTGGCGTATACCTGGCCGTGGTCGGTTCCACGCTGCTGATCCTGTCCAACATCGGTCACGTCAGTCAGGACGAATCGAGCAAGGAGGTACTCTGA
- a CDS encoding CopD family protein: protein MQPYSLIYTLHLLAALVWVGGMFFAWMVLRPATVATLQPAERLTLWLDVFRRFFVWVWVAVVLLPISGIGMLHMGFSGFDGAPRYVNVMMGLYLAMLALFLRIQALQLPALRRAVEAQDWPEGGAVLGRIRRLVAINLLLGLVVVAIAAARPSF, encoded by the coding sequence ATGCAACCTTATTCCTTGATCTACACCCTGCACCTGCTCGCTGCGCTGGTCTGGGTCGGCGGCATGTTCTTCGCCTGGATGGTGCTGCGCCCCGCGACCGTGGCCACGCTGCAGCCTGCGGAGCGCCTGACGCTATGGCTGGACGTATTTCGCCGCTTCTTCGTCTGGGTGTGGGTCGCGGTCGTGCTGCTGCCGATCAGCGGGATCGGCATGCTGCACATGGGTTTCAGCGGCTTCGATGGCGCACCACGCTATGTCAACGTGATGATGGGGTTGTACTTGGCGATGCTGGCGCTGTTCCTGCGCATACAGGCCCTGCAACTGCCGGCGTTGCGCCGCGCAGTGGAAGCCCAGGACTGGCCGGAGGGTGGTGCCGTGTTGGGCCGTATCCGCCGGCTGGTCGCGATCAACCTGCTGCTAGGGTTGGTTGTCGTGGCGATCGCGGCAGCCCGCCCTAGCTTCTAA
- a CDS encoding serine hydrolase domain-containing protein, which yields MQIQGYFDLKFEAVKDAFAEFFDDPQERGAALCVQVGGETVVDIWAGVADKDGQQAWHSDTILNLFSCTKPFTAVTALQLVGEGKLELDAPVARYWPEFAAAGKERITLRHLLSHQAGLPAIRESLPAEALYDWQTMTQALAAEAPWWALGEGHGYAPITYGWLVGELLRRIEGRGPGESIVARTAKPLGLDFHVGLADEEFHRVATITRGKGNVGDAAAQRLLKTMMSDAQALTTRAFANPPSIMTSTNKPEWRRMQQPAANGHGNARSLAGFYSGLLDGSLLNSELLGELTREHSIGEDKTLLTSTRFGLGCMLDQPAVANATYGMGSGAFGHPGAGGSTGFADPQRDVAVGFVTNNLGPFVLMDPRAQKLAGILCECF from the coding sequence GTGCAGATTCAGGGTTACTTCGACCTCAAGTTCGAAGCAGTTAAAGACGCCTTCGCCGAATTCTTCGACGACCCTCAGGAGCGTGGTGCAGCGCTCTGCGTACAGGTCGGCGGTGAGACCGTAGTGGATATCTGGGCCGGGGTCGCGGACAAGGACGGCCAGCAGGCCTGGCACAGCGATACCATCCTCAACCTGTTTTCCTGTACCAAGCCCTTCACGGCCGTTACCGCGCTGCAGTTGGTCGGCGAAGGCAAGCTGGAGCTGGATGCCCCGGTGGCTCGCTACTGGCCGGAGTTCGCGGCAGCGGGCAAGGAACGCATCACCTTGCGCCATCTGCTCAGCCACCAGGCCGGGCTGCCGGCGATACGCGAGAGCCTGCCGGCCGAAGCCCTTTACGACTGGCAGACCATGACCCAGGCACTGGCAGCCGAAGCCCCCTGGTGGGCACTTGGTGAAGGGCATGGTTATGCTCCGATCACCTACGGCTGGTTGGTCGGAGAATTGTTACGGCGTATTGAAGGGCGCGGCCCTGGTGAATCGATCGTTGCTCGCACGGCCAAGCCATTGGGGCTGGATTTTCATGTCGGCCTGGCTGACGAGGAATTCCACCGGGTGGCGACCATCACTCGTGGCAAGGGCAATGTCGGTGACGCTGCGGCCCAGCGCCTGCTCAAGACCATGATGAGTGATGCCCAAGCCCTGACCACCCGGGCGTTCGCTAACCCCCCATCGATCATGACCAGCACCAACAAGCCGGAGTGGCGGCGTATGCAGCAGCCCGCCGCCAATGGCCACGGCAATGCCCGTAGCCTCGCTGGTTTCTATAGCGGTTTGCTCGATGGCAGCCTGCTCAACAGCGAACTGCTGGGTGAACTCACTCGCGAGCACAGCATCGGCGAAGACAAGACGTTGCTGACTTCGACGCGCTTCGGCCTTGGCTGCATGCTCGATCAGCCCGCTGTGGCCAACGCCACCTACGGCATGGGATCGGGCGCTTTTGGCCACCCCGGCGCGGGTGGTTCGACCGGTTTCGCGGATCCGCAGCGCGATGTGGCTGTGGGTTTCGTTACGAATAACCTGGGGCCGTTCGTCTTAATGGATCCGCGGGCACAGAAACTTGCAGGTATCTTATGCGAGTGTTTTTAA
- a CDS encoding sugar diacid recognition domain-containing protein, with the protein MLELDSTLAQHIVDRAMAILPYNINVMDAQGMIIGSGDPARLHTRHEGAQLVLANRRVVEIDEQAATCLRGVRPGVNLPLLHADDLIGVLGITGAPEVVRPYAELVRMAAEMLVEQRQVQAERHWQRHQLDAWLRQLFDPSVALSALAADAERQGLALGWPRQVCLLELQEQGEPLAQQARLLGALTGKSEHLCAPLGMRELLWCRPLAAGRDDSHWLESADERGWGVARLLVSDPVQSLGQLRQACLALRDLQAFARARYPSRRLMCLEEHRLPTLLYSQRNSWLLQGWLAPLKQVLAQDGSGALRETLEAWCAHDGQVQSCAAALGIHRNTLRYRLERIAELSGVELTRLDRRLQLSLGLGLIESD; encoded by the coding sequence ATGCTCGAACTCGACTCCACCCTGGCCCAGCACATCGTTGATCGGGCCATGGCGATCCTGCCGTACAACATCAACGTGATGGATGCTCAAGGCATGATCATCGGCAGCGGTGATCCAGCGCGCCTGCATACCCGGCATGAGGGCGCGCAACTGGTGCTGGCCAACCGTCGTGTGGTGGAGATCGACGAGCAGGCCGCGACCTGCCTGCGTGGCGTTCGCCCCGGCGTCAACCTGCCTTTGCTGCATGCCGACGACCTCATCGGTGTACTGGGTATCACCGGCGCGCCCGAGGTGGTGCGGCCTTATGCCGAGCTGGTGCGCATGGCTGCAGAGATGCTGGTCGAGCAGCGTCAGGTGCAGGCCGAGCGCCATTGGCAGCGGCATCAGCTGGATGCGTGGCTGCGCCAGCTGTTCGATCCGTCGGTCGCCCTGAGCGCGTTGGCGGCGGATGCCGAGCGTCAGGGCCTGGCACTCGGCTGGCCGCGCCAGGTATGCCTGCTTGAGCTGCAGGAACAGGGTGAGCCCTTGGCGCAGCAGGCTCGTTTGCTCGGTGCGTTGACTGGCAAGAGCGAGCATTTGTGCGCACCACTGGGTATGCGCGAGCTGCTCTGGTGCCGGCCGTTGGCGGCAGGCCGTGATGATAGCCACTGGCTGGAAAGCGCCGATGAACGGGGCTGGGGTGTGGCACGTCTGCTGGTCAGCGATCCGGTGCAATCCCTTGGGCAATTGCGTCAGGCCTGCCTGGCCCTGCGTGATCTGCAGGCCTTCGCACGGGCGCGTTATCCATCTCGGCGCCTGATGTGCCTTGAAGAGCATCGCCTGCCGACGCTGCTTTATTCCCAGCGCAACAGTTGGCTGTTGCAAGGTTGGCTGGCGCCGTTGAAGCAGGTGCTGGCCCAGGATGGCAGCGGTGCGCTTCGCGAAACGCTGGAGGCGTGGTGCGCCCATGACGGTCAGGTTCAGAGTTGTGCCGCAGCGCTGGGGATTCACCGCAATACCCTGCGTTATCGCCTGGAACGCATCGCCGAACTCAGCGGCGTCGAGCTAACGCGTCTGGATCGGCGTCTGCAGCTGTCATTGGGCCTGGGGCTGATCGAGTCAGACTGA
- a CDS encoding GntP family permease, whose protein sequence is MALVLILVALIAFIVVSTTRLKLHPFLALLIAAIVAGFAYQLPHQDILKTVATGFGGILGNIGVVIVLGTIIGVILERSGAAITLAETVIKLLGERFPTLTMSIIGYIVSIPVFCDSGYIILNSLKNALAARMKVSMIAMSVALATGLYATHTFVPPTPGPIAAAGNLGLESSLGLVIAVGLFVAMVSALAGLLWANRFIGKDIALEDDGTPMPGAEDFEALKAQYGILPTATQAFAPILVPIVLICLGSVSVFPSRPLGDGTLQAVLSFLGQPVVALLVGLVLACTLLRGNGKRQQLHDRVTDGILAAAPIILITGAGGAFGAVLSASPLGAYLGSTLSALGIGLFMPFLVAAALKTAQGSTTVAMVTTSAMVAPLLGQIGLDSEMGRVLTVLAIGAGGMTVSHANDSYFWVVTQFSRMPVAVAYRAQTMATLIQGVVGITTVWLLSLVLL, encoded by the coding sequence ATGGCTCTGGTTCTGATCCTGGTCGCGCTCATCGCGTTTATCGTGGTGTCGACTACCCGTCTCAAATTGCATCCCTTTCTCGCTCTGCTGATCGCCGCGATAGTCGCCGGCTTCGCTTACCAACTGCCCCATCAGGACATTCTCAAGACGGTCGCTACCGGTTTCGGCGGCATCCTGGGCAACATTGGTGTGGTGATCGTGTTAGGCACCATCATCGGTGTGATTCTCGAGCGCAGCGGCGCCGCCATCACCCTGGCGGAAACCGTGATCAAGCTGCTCGGCGAACGTTTCCCCACGCTGACCATGTCGATCATCGGTTACATCGTGTCGATTCCGGTGTTCTGCGATTCTGGCTACATCATCCTCAACTCGCTGAAGAACGCTCTGGCCGCGCGCATGAAAGTGTCGATGATCGCCATGAGCGTCGCCTTGGCGACCGGCTTGTATGCCACGCATACCTTCGTGCCGCCGACCCCGGGGCCGATCGCCGCTGCCGGCAACCTCGGTCTTGAATCGAGCCTGGGCCTGGTGATCGCCGTTGGCCTGTTCGTCGCCATGGTTTCCGCGCTGGCCGGCCTGCTGTGGGCCAACCGCTTCATCGGCAAGGACATCGCCCTCGAAGACGACGGCACGCCAATGCCGGGTGCCGAGGATTTCGAGGCGCTGAAGGCACAGTACGGAATACTGCCGACCGCTACCCAGGCCTTCGCGCCGATCCTGGTGCCCATCGTGCTGATCTGCCTGGGTTCGGTATCGGTATTCCCCAGTCGCCCGCTCGGCGATGGCACGCTGCAGGCGGTGCTGAGTTTCCTCGGTCAGCCAGTGGTGGCATTGCTGGTCGGTCTGGTGCTGGCCTGCACGCTGCTCAGAGGCAACGGCAAGCGCCAGCAGCTGCACGACCGCGTGACTGACGGCATTCTTGCCGCGGCGCCGATCATCCTCATCACCGGTGCCGGTGGTGCCTTCGGTGCGGTGCTCAGCGCTTCGCCGCTGGGCGCCTACCTGGGTAGCACGCTGTCGGCACTCGGTATCGGGCTGTTCATGCCGTTCCTGGTTGCCGCGGCGCTGAAAACTGCTCAGGGCTCCACCACCGTGGCAATGGTCACCACCTCGGCGATGGTCGCCCCGCTGCTCGGCCAGATCGGTCTGGATAGCGAGATGGGGCGTGTGCTCACCGTACTGGCCATCGGCGCCGGCGGTATGACCGTTTCCCACGCCAACGACAGCTACTTCTGGGTCGTTACCCAGTTCAGCCGCATGCCGGTAGCCGTCGCCTACCGCGCGCAAACCATGGCTACGCTGATTCAGGGTGTCGTCGGTATTACCACCGTATGGCTGCTGAGCCTGGTATTGCTGTAA
- the pdxH gene encoding pyridoxamine 5'-phosphate oxidase, translating into MTQTLADMRRDYTRDGLSEDQAPLEPLALFRSWFADAVKTEQLPVEPNAMSLATVDAEGRPHCRVLLLKGLDDQGFTFFSNYQSAKGEQLQANPFAALTFFWPTLERQVRIEGRVERVSPAESDAYFQVRPLGSRLGAWASPQSRVIHDRAELEGLLAQIERRFTDHAPECPPHWGGYRLLPERIEFWQGRASRLHDRLDYRREGEAWLRQRLAP; encoded by the coding sequence ATGACTCAGACCCTGGCCGACATGCGCCGTGACTACACCCGTGACGGCTTGAGCGAAGATCAGGCCCCACTGGAACCTCTCGCGCTGTTCAGAAGCTGGTTCGCCGACGCGGTGAAAACCGAGCAACTGCCTGTAGAACCGAACGCCATGTCCCTGGCGACCGTCGATGCCGAGGGCCGCCCACACTGCCGTGTGCTGCTGCTCAAGGGCCTCGATGATCAGGGTTTCACCTTCTTCAGCAATTACCAGAGCGCCAAGGGCGAGCAGTTGCAGGCCAACCCCTTCGCGGCGCTGACCTTCTTCTGGCCGACTCTCGAGCGTCAGGTGCGTATCGAAGGTCGGGTAGAGCGGGTTTCCCCTGCCGAGTCCGATGCCTACTTTCAGGTGCGTCCCCTGGGCAGCCGCCTGGGTGCCTGGGCTTCGCCACAGAGCCGGGTGATCCATGATCGTGCCGAACTGGAGGGGCTGTTGGCGCAGATCGAGCGACGTTTTACCGATCACGCTCCCGAGTGCCCGCCGCACTGGGGCGGATATCGCCTGCTGCCCGAGCGCATCGAGTTCTGGCAGGGCCGCGCCAGCCGTCTGCACGACCGTCTCGATTATCGCCGCGAGGGCGAAGCCTGGTTGCGTCAGCGCCTGGCTCCCTGA
- the dinG gene encoding ATP-dependent DNA helicase DinG, with protein MLSTELKSQIQGAYSRFLESKGLKPRYGQRLMIAEIAKVLGTIKTDDEERRLGDPAVVAVEAGTGTGKTVAYSMAAIPIAKAAGKRLVIATATVALQEQIVHKDLPDLMRNSGLSFSFALAKGRGRYLCLSKLDVLLQEGQAQSSTAQLFEEEGFRIDVDEEGQKLFTTMIEKLAGNKWDGDRDSWPQELEDSRWAQLTTDHSQCTSRHCPNFGQCAFYKAREGMGKVDVIVTNHDMVLADLALGGGAVLPDPRDTLYVFDEGHHLPDKAIGHFAHFTRLRSTADWLEQTAKNLTKLLAQHPLPGDLGRLIEQVPELARELKTHQQFMFSACEQVADFKPGEDMEGRERPRHRFIGGVVPEHLIELGLELKKGFSKLTDLFTGVTEKLKEAMDGEGSIGIASHQAEEWYPLFGSLLARAKGTWELWLAFTSEDPENSPPMARWLTLADSGALFDIEVNASPILAAETLRRNLWNVAYGALVTSATLTALGTFDRYRMRAGLPKVAVTAVVPSPFHHADAGVLRVPDLKADPRNAAEHTAAIIRELPGLVQGSRGTLVLFSSRRQMQDVFDGLERDWRKRVFIQGNLSKQETLNKHKARVDSGEESVLFGLASFAEGVDLPGAYCEHVVIAKIPFAVPDDPVEAALAEWIEARGGNPFMEISVPDASLRLVQACGRLLRTEADRGTITLLDRRVVTQRYGKAILNALPPFRREIS; from the coding sequence ATGCTCAGTACCGAACTCAAGTCCCAGATCCAGGGCGCCTATTCCCGTTTTCTCGAGTCCAAGGGGCTCAAGCCGCGCTATGGGCAGCGTTTGATGATCGCTGAAATAGCCAAGGTGCTCGGTACGATCAAGACCGACGACGAGGAGCGCCGCCTTGGCGATCCAGCCGTGGTCGCGGTGGAGGCCGGCACCGGTACCGGCAAGACGGTCGCCTACAGCATGGCGGCCATCCCTATCGCCAAGGCAGCGGGTAAGCGGCTGGTGATCGCCACGGCCACCGTGGCCTTGCAAGAGCAAATCGTGCACAAGGATCTGCCGGATCTGATGCGCAACAGCGGGCTTAGTTTCAGCTTCGCGCTGGCCAAAGGCCGCGGCCGTTATCTGTGCCTGTCGAAACTCGACGTATTGCTGCAGGAAGGTCAGGCGCAGAGTTCCACTGCTCAGTTGTTCGAGGAAGAAGGTTTTCGCATCGACGTGGACGAAGAAGGGCAGAAGCTCTTCACTACCATGATCGAGAAGCTCGCCGGCAATAAATGGGATGGTGACCGTGACAGCTGGCCCCAGGAGCTGGAAGACAGCCGTTGGGCGCAACTGACCACCGATCACAGTCAGTGCACCAGCCGGCACTGCCCCAACTTCGGCCAGTGCGCCTTCTACAAGGCCCGCGAAGGGATGGGCAAGGTCGACGTTATCGTCACCAACCACGACATGGTGCTGGCGGATCTCGCCCTGGGCGGCGGTGCGGTGCTGCCCGATCCACGCGACACCCTTTATGTGTTCGACGAGGGCCATCACCTGCCGGACAAGGCCATCGGTCATTTCGCTCATTTCACCCGGCTGCGCTCAACCGCCGACTGGCTGGAGCAGACCGCCAAGAACCTCACCAAACTGCTGGCTCAGCATCCCTTGCCTGGCGATCTCGGCCGGCTGATCGAGCAGGTGCCGGAGCTGGCGCGCGAGCTCAAGACCCATCAGCAGTTCATGTTCAGTGCCTGTGAGCAGGTCGCGGATTTCAAACCGGGCGAGGACATGGAGGGGCGCGAGCGGCCACGCCATCGCTTTATCGGTGGGGTCGTGCCCGAGCACCTGATCGAACTGGGCCTGGAGTTGAAGAAAGGCTTTTCCAAACTCACCGACCTGTTCACCGGCGTGACCGAAAAGCTCAAGGAGGCCATGGACGGCGAGGGCAGCATCGGTATCGCCAGCCATCAGGCCGAAGAGTGGTACCCGCTGTTCGGCAGCTTGCTGGCGCGCGCCAAGGGCACTTGGGAACTGTGGCTGGCGTTCACCAGTGAAGATCCGGAAAACAGCCCGCCGATGGCGCGCTGGCTGACCCTCGCTGACAGTGGCGCGTTGTTCGACATCGAGGTCAATGCCAGCCCGATCCTCGCTGCCGAGACCCTGCGGCGCAACCTCTGGAACGTGGCGTATGGTGCTTTGGTGACCTCGGCGACACTCACCGCCCTGGGCACCTTCGACCGTTATCGCATGCGTGCCGGACTGCCGAAAGTGGCCGTCACGGCGGTCGTGCCGAGCCCGTTCCATCACGCCGACGCAGGCGTGTTGCGGGTGCCGGACCTGAAGGCCGACCCGCGCAATGCCGCTGAGCACACTGCCGCGATCATCCGCGAGTTGCCGGGATTGGTGCAGGGTTCGCGGGGAACCCTGGTGCTGTTTTCCTCGCGCCGGCAGATGCAGGACGTGTTCGATGGTCTGGAGCGCGACTGGCGTAAGCGGGTGTTCATCCAGGGCAACCTGTCCAAGCAGGAAACCCTCAACAAGCACAAGGCGCGGGTCGACAGCGGCGAGGAGAGCGTATTGTTCGGTCTTGCCAGTTTCGCCGAGGGTGTCGACTTGCCTGGCGCCTATTGCGAGCACGTGGTGATCGCCAAGATTCCCTTCGCCGTGCCGGATGATCCTGTCGAGGCAGCGCTGGCGGAGTGGATTGAAGCCCGGGGCGGTAATCCGTTCATGGAAATTTCCGTGCCCGACGCCTCCTTGCGCCTGGTTCAGGCCTGCGGGCGCCTGCTGCGTACCGAAGCCGATCGCGGCACCATCACCCTGCTGGATCGCCGGGTAGTCACCCAGCGTTACGGCAAGGCGATTCTCAACGCCTTGCCGCCGTTTCGCCGGGAAATCTCCTGA